The following are encoded in a window of Paraburkholderia sp. HP33-1 genomic DNA:
- a CDS encoding STY0301 family protein produces MVKSNLLVAAVIASLGLVLTNQACATELTCLPSISVNESLSQPISQEWPPQMDTSPRFLQGVTFFDDDPKKNASIVPTSDTALSGHERLARWRFRSSGVPIWLGCRYEGTSIVLARQLPASYKECRLVYGPGGVVKKISCD; encoded by the coding sequence ATGGTGAAATCGAATCTCTTGGTGGCGGCGGTGATCGCGTCACTTGGTCTCGTCCTCACGAATCAGGCTTGCGCAACAGAATTGACGTGCTTGCCATCAATTTCAGTCAATGAGTCATTGAGTCAACCGATATCCCAAGAATGGCCCCCCCAGATGGATACGTCACCTCGCTTTTTGCAGGGGGTAACTTTCTTCGATGATGATCCTAAAAAGAACGCAAGCATTGTCCCGACAAGCGACACAGCATTGTCGGGTCACGAGCGACTAGCCCGGTGGCGCTTTCGATCAAGCGGTGTCCCGATCTGGCTCGGGTGTCGATATGAAGGCACCAGCATTGTGCTTGCAAGGCAACTACCCGCTTCCTACAAAGAGTGCCGGCTTGTTTATGGCCCTGGTGGAGTCGTCAAGAAGATTAGCTGCGACTAA
- a CDS encoding BPSL0067 family protein, whose amino-acid sequence MSRILANATTYSGKRFPNAKGHTECVEFIRQTLTAPHTAVWREGMKIVRVAPGQTDPVPTGTAIATFVGGRYPQHGSTRKHAAIYLGQDASGIQVMDQWNSQNQVRRRTIYWHPRSGGLSNDGNAFPVIEW is encoded by the coding sequence ATGAGTCGCATATTGGCCAACGCTACGACCTACAGCGGCAAACGCTTTCCCAATGCGAAAGGTCATACAGAGTGCGTTGAGTTCATCCGGCAAACCTTAACCGCACCTCATACAGCGGTGTGGCGCGAGGGCATGAAAATCGTAAGGGTGGCGCCAGGTCAAACAGACCCGGTCCCTACGGGAACCGCCATTGCCACGTTTGTGGGCGGCCGGTATCCGCAACACGGAAGTACTCGCAAACACGCTGCTATCTATCTCGGACAGGACGCCAGTGGTATTCAGGTCATGGATCAGTGGAACAGCCAGAATCAGGTACGCCGGCGAACAATTTATTGGCACCCGCGTTCCGGGGGCTTGAGCAACGATGGGAATGCTTTCCCGGTGATCGAATGGTGA
- a CDS encoding rhodanese-like domain-containing protein, which translates to MQNLTAPALAEWLADTSRPAPVLLDVREPWELQTASMAGIVSIPMREIPARSEELDDDAQIVCICHHGARSAQVAMFLESRGHTNVFNLQGGIDAWSRQVDPSVPTY; encoded by the coding sequence ATGCAAAACCTGACCGCTCCCGCACTCGCCGAATGGCTCGCCGATACCTCGCGCCCCGCACCCGTGCTGCTCGACGTGCGCGAGCCTTGGGAACTGCAAACGGCGTCGATGGCCGGCATCGTGTCGATTCCGATGCGCGAGATTCCGGCGCGCAGCGAAGAGCTCGACGACGACGCGCAGATCGTCTGCATCTGCCATCATGGCGCGCGCAGCGCGCAAGTCGCGATGTTCCTCGAATCGCGCGGACACACCAACGTGTTCAATCTGCAAGGCGGAATCGACGCCTGGTCGCGTCAGGTCGATCCTTCGGTTCCGACTTACTGA
- a CDS encoding protein-L-isoaspartate O-methyltransferase family protein, translating into MNIEQARFNMIEQQIRPWEVLDQDVLNLLSIVKRENFVPAAYRDLAFVDFEVPLPAGQHMLAPRVEARVLQELAVKKHESVLEIGAGSGYMAALLAHRAQHVLTVDIEPELAEFAKSNLIANGVLNAEVATGDAARGWSGAAPYDVICVSGGLPVLPQDILEQLKVGGRLAAFVGTAPVMKAQIITRIDEKQYRIADVFETYVEPLTNAVQPARFKF; encoded by the coding sequence ATGAACATCGAGCAAGCGCGTTTCAACATGATCGAACAGCAGATCCGCCCCTGGGAAGTGCTCGACCAGGACGTGCTGAATCTGCTGTCGATCGTCAAACGTGAGAATTTCGTCCCCGCCGCTTACCGCGATCTCGCGTTCGTCGACTTCGAAGTGCCGCTGCCGGCCGGCCAGCACATGCTGGCGCCGCGCGTCGAGGCACGCGTGCTGCAGGAACTGGCGGTGAAGAAGCACGAAAGCGTGCTCGAAATCGGCGCTGGCTCGGGTTACATGGCGGCGCTGCTCGCGCATCGCGCGCAACACGTGCTGACGGTCGACATCGAACCGGAGCTGGCCGAGTTCGCGAAGAGCAACCTGATCGCCAACGGCGTGCTGAACGCCGAAGTCGCAACCGGCGACGCCGCGCGCGGCTGGAGCGGCGCGGCGCCGTACGACGTGATCTGCGTGTCGGGCGGTCTGCCGGTGCTGCCGCAGGACATCCTCGAACAGCTGAAGGTCGGCGGCCGTCTCGCGGCGTTCGTCGGCACCGCGCCGGTGATGAAGGCGCAAATCATCACGCGCATCGACGAGAAGCAATACCGTATCGCCGACGTGTTTGAAACCTATGTCGAGCCGCTGACTAATGCGGTACAGCCGGCGCGGTTCAAGTTCTAA
- a CDS encoding LacI family DNA-binding transcriptional regulator, whose product MSRTPSRSSPAALSGAGNQPQPQSQKRSPRAADGPSIAGVAEQAGVSVATVSRVLNGHENVRPATRDKVLAAIDASGYRVNELARNLRTAESRLLLTMVPDFGNPFYAEIVRGIDSVARQHGYFMLLCDTGADPGRERSYFDMLRRRRADGAICLDPATIQQALGEASQALPWVACCEFDPQMGVPYVGIDNYRAAGDAVRHLLARGHRRIGLINSDVGYLYARQRQQGYLDAMSDAGIAPDPHWRMNLNSLDYEAGASAAARLMQRPDAPSAIFAVSDTLAIGVIHGLRSVGKRVPDDVAVAGFDDISLAAQIDPPLTTIAQPMRELGETAARLLLQRLANPQANVPGVLLPHRLVIRGSA is encoded by the coding sequence GTGTCCCGAACGCCGTCCCGATCGTCGCCGGCCGCGCTGTCCGGCGCAGGCAATCAACCTCAACCTCAGTCGCAGAAGCGGTCGCCGCGCGCGGCCGACGGGCCCTCGATTGCCGGCGTGGCCGAGCAGGCGGGCGTGTCGGTCGCGACGGTGTCGCGCGTGCTGAACGGCCACGAGAACGTGCGGCCCGCCACGCGCGACAAGGTGCTGGCCGCGATCGACGCGAGCGGCTATCGCGTGAACGAGCTCGCGCGCAATCTGCGCACTGCCGAAAGCCGCCTGCTGCTGACGATGGTGCCGGACTTCGGCAATCCGTTTTACGCGGAGATCGTGCGCGGCATCGACAGCGTCGCGCGTCAGCACGGGTATTTCATGCTGCTGTGCGACACCGGCGCGGACCCGGGGCGCGAGCGCAGCTATTTCGACATGCTGCGCCGTCGCCGCGCGGACGGCGCGATCTGCCTCGACCCGGCGACGATCCAGCAGGCGCTAGGGGAAGCGTCGCAGGCGCTGCCTTGGGTCGCGTGCTGCGAGTTCGATCCGCAAATGGGCGTGCCGTACGTCGGCATCGACAACTACCGCGCGGCGGGCGACGCGGTGCGTCATCTGCTCGCGCGTGGCCACCGGCGCATTGGGCTCATCAATTCCGATGTCGGCTATCTGTATGCGCGCCAGCGTCAGCAGGGCTACCTCGACGCCATGAGCGACGCGGGCATCGCGCCCGATCCGCACTGGCGCATGAATCTGAACAGCCTCGATTACGAAGCGGGCGCATCGGCCGCGGCCCGGTTGATGCAGCGGCCGGATGCGCCGAGCGCGATCTTCGCGGTGTCGGACACGCTAGCGATCGGCGTGATCCACGGCTTGCGCAGCGTCGGCAAGCGCGTGCCCGACGACGTCGCCGTGGCCGGCTTCGACGACATCTCGCTCGCCGCGCAGATCGATCCTCCGCTCACGACCATCGCGCAGCCGATGCGCGAACTCGGGGAAACCGCCGCGCGTCTGTTGCTGCAGCGCCTCGCAAATCCCCAGGCCAACGTGCCGGGCGTGTTGCTGCCGCATCGTCTCGTGATTCGTGGGAGTGCTTGA